The proteins below come from a single Dendropsophus ebraccatus isolate aDenEbr1 chromosome 15, aDenEbr1.pat, whole genome shotgun sequence genomic window:
- the LOC138774335 gene encoding MAL-like protein, producing the protein MATGLQMPSSCEVPDIPYGLGVFRVLPYAFMVPELAFGAWVWILVAATRVYYYISQGWVMYVSVSSFFFTLLLLMVYVFGFHRNNCGTWRLVDVIYNGIAAIFYLSAAVLQASATIYCDDAIPPVYPALRHCTIVYYHLNAAATIFAFLTTLMYVLHSFQSYVH; encoded by the exons ATGGCAACAGGACTTCAGATGCCTTCCAGCTGTGAGGTGCCGGATATTCCCTATGGACTTGGGGTTTTCAGAGTACTTCCATATGCATTTATGGTCCCTGAACTG gcatTTGGAGCATGGGTGTGGATCCTGGTTGCTGCTACTAGAGTATATTATTACATAAGCCAAGGATGGGTCATGTATGTCTCTGTGTCTTCATTCTTCTTCACTTTGTTGCTCCTGATGGTCTACGTGTTCGGTTTCCACAGAAACAACTGCGGTACTTGGAGATTAGTG GATGTTATTTACAATGGAATTGCTGCAATTTTCTATCTCAGTGCCGCTGTCTTGCAAGCGAGCGCTACAATATACTGTGATGATGCTATACCACCAGTCTACCCAGCTCTCCGGCATTGCACTATTGTATATTATCACTTGAACGCTGCAGCTACA atctTCGCTTTCTTGACAACGCTGATGTATGTACTACACAGCTTCCAGTCCTACGTTCACTAA